One Pieris napi chromosome Z, ilPieNapi1.2, whole genome shotgun sequence DNA window includes the following coding sequences:
- the LOC125062653 gene encoding AP-3 complex subunit sigma-2 isoform X1: MIKAILVFNNHGKPRLSKFYQYFNEDMQQQIIKETFQLVSKRDDNVCNFLEGGSLIGGSDYKLIYRHYATLYFVFCVDSSESELGILDLIQVFVETLDKCFENVCELDLIFHADAAHQVLDELVMGGMVLQTNMADILCRLQEQNKMQKAEAGISAAPARAVSAVKSMNLPQQLRDMKLPDLPQAIKDLKF; this comes from the exons ATGATCAAAGCTATATTAGTGTTTAATAACCATGGAAAACCAAGATTATCAAAATTCTATCAGTATTTc AACGAAGATATGCAACAACAGATAATAAAAGAGACGTTTCAACTGGTCTCAAAGAGAGATGACAATGTCTGCAATTTCTTAGAGGGTGGAAG tctTATCGGGGGTTCAGActacaaattaatatacagACACTATGCCACACTGTATTTTGTGTTCTGTGTTGACTCGTCGGAGAGTGAACTCGGCATTTTAGATTTGATTCAG GTTTTCGTCGAAACGTTGGAcaaatgttttgaaaatgtCTGCGAATTGGATTTGATATTTCACGCTGACGCCGCCCATCAGGTGTTGGATGAACTGGTTATGGGTGGAATGGTGTTACAGACGAACATGGCGGATATATTGTGCAGATTGCAGGAGCAGAATAAGATGCAAAAGGCTGAG GCGGGAATCTCGGCGGCACCGGCAAGGGCCGTGTCAGCTGTCAAAAGCATGAATTTACCACAACAGTTGAGGGATATGAAACTGCCAGATCTGCCCCAGGCCATCAAG GATTTGAAATTCTGA
- the LOC125062653 gene encoding AP-3 complex subunit sigma-2 isoform X2 has translation MQQQIIKETFQLVSKRDDNVCNFLEGGSLIGGSDYKLIYRHYATLYFVFCVDSSESELGILDLIQVFVETLDKCFENVCELDLIFHADAAHQVLDELVMGGMVLQTNMADILCRLQEQNKMQKAEAGISAAPARAVSAVKSMNLPQQLRDMKLPDLPQAIKDLKF, from the exons ATGCAACAACAGATAATAAAAGAGACGTTTCAACTGGTCTCAAAGAGAGATGACAATGTCTGCAATTTCTTAGAGGGTGGAAG tctTATCGGGGGTTCAGActacaaattaatatacagACACTATGCCACACTGTATTTTGTGTTCTGTGTTGACTCGTCGGAGAGTGAACTCGGCATTTTAGATTTGATTCAG GTTTTCGTCGAAACGTTGGAcaaatgttttgaaaatgtCTGCGAATTGGATTTGATATTTCACGCTGACGCCGCCCATCAGGTGTTGGATGAACTGGTTATGGGTGGAATGGTGTTACAGACGAACATGGCGGATATATTGTGCAGATTGCAGGAGCAGAATAAGATGCAAAAGGCTGAG GCGGGAATCTCGGCGGCACCGGCAAGGGCCGTGTCAGCTGTCAAAAGCATGAATTTACCACAACAGTTGAGGGATATGAAACTGCCAGATCTGCCCCAGGCCATCAAG GATTTGAAATTCTGA
- the LOC125062596 gene encoding aspartate--tRNA ligase, cytoplasmic, with the protein MVVSEEKVPMEGDVSSKKAAKKAAKAAEKQLKKAEHKGPIQAQNDEPDMSEGKYGTYKLIQSDGSYVEREYVDVKDLCEKFAGQNVWVRARLQTSRAKGKQCFAVLRQNSATIQLLISVNDEKRVSKQMVKFTGNISKESIVDVQATVVKTASPIESCTIKGYELFATEIWIVSAAKTQLPLQVEDAARPETDDPEALKIRVNQDTRLDNRILDLRTPANQAIFRLEAGVCRLFRDILTKKGFVEIHTPKIISAASEGGANVFTVSYFKSNAYLAQSPQLYKQMAIAADFDKVFTVGAVFRAEDSNTHRHLTEFVGLDIEMSFKHHYHEVMKTIGQTFTDIFRGLQDEFSAEILTVGQQFKVEPFKFLDPPLRLEFPQAVQMLKEAGVTVGEEDDLSTPDEKLLGRLVKAKYDTDFYILDKYPLAVRPFYTMPDPNNEKYSNSYDMFMRGEEILSGAQRIHDPEFLTKRALHHGIDISKIAAYIESFSFGCPPHAGGGIGLERVVMLYLGLDNIRKTSMFPRDPKRVTP; encoded by the exons ATGGTGGTGTCAGAAGAGAAAGTACCAATGGAAGGTGATGTATCAAGCAAGAAGGCGGCGAAGAAAGCAGCGAAGGCAGCTGAAAAACAGCTAAAGAAGGCGGAGCATAAG GGCCCGATACAAGCTCAAAATGACGAGCCTGACATGTCTGAGGGCAAATATGGAACGTACAAGCTGATTCAATCGGATGGGTCTTATGTGGAAAGAGAGTATGTTGATGTAAAGGATTTGTGTGAGAAGTTCGCCGGACAAAATGTTTGGGTCAGAG CTCGTCTCCAAACATCAAGAGCGAAAGGCAAGCAATGTTTTGCCGTATTGAGACAGAATAGTGCTACTATTCAACTGCTGATCAGCGTCAATGATGAGAAGAGAGTCAGCAAGCAGATGGTCAAATTTACTGGCAA CATCTCCAAAGAGTCCATAGTAGACGTTCAAGCGACAGTGGTCAAGACCGCCTCACCAATTGAATCGTGTACGATAAAGGGTTATGAGTTATTCGCTACTGAAATTTGGATTGTGTCAGCGGCGAAGACGCAATTACCGTTGCAAGTTGAAGACGCGGCGAGACCGGAAACggat GACCCGGAAGCCCTAAAAATCCGTGTGAACCAAGACACGAGGCTGGACAATCGAATCTTGGACCTTCGTACTCCGGCTAACCAGGCCATATTCAGACTCGAAGCTGGCGTGTGCCGACTCTTCAGGGATATACTCACTAAGaaag GTTTTGTTGAAATTCACACGCCCAAGATCATCTCGGCCGCGTCAGAGGGTGGGGCCAACGTGTTCACCGTGTCTTACTTCAAGTCCAACGCGTATTTGGCACAAAGTCCACAGTTGTATAAGCAAATGGCTATAGCAGCTGATTTTGATAAG gtgTTCACAGTTGGTGCGGTGTTTCGTGCCGAGGACTCGAACACCCACCGTCATTTGACGGAGTTCGTCGGCCTCGACATTGAAATGTCCTTCAAACACCATTACCACGAGGTCATGAAGACCATCGGTCAGACGTTTACAGACATTTTTAGAGGGTTGCAGGACGA ATTCTCAGCAGAAATCTTAACCGTGGGTCAACAGTTCAAAGTTGAGCCGTTTAAGTTCTTGGACCCACCTTTGCGGCTGGAGTTCCCCCAAGCCGTACAGATGTTGAAGGAGGCTG GTGTAACGGTGGGTGAGGAGGACGACTTATCGACACCAGACGAGAAACTTCTAGGGCGTCTTGTTAAGGCAAAATATGACACAGACTTCTATATTTTGGACAAGTACCCGTTGGCTGTTCGGCCATTTTACACTATGCCCGATCCTAATAATGAG aaaTACTCCAACTCCTACGATATGTTCATGAGGGGTGAGGAAATACTGAGTGGGGCTCAGAGGATTCATGATCCTGAGTTCTTGACGAAGCGCGCCCTGCATCATGGTATAG ATATCTCAAAAATCGCAGCATATATAGAGTCGTTCAGCTTCGGATGTCCACCTCACGCTG GTGGTGGGATTGGCTTGGAACGAGTTGTGATGTTATACCTCGGATTGGACAACATAAGGAAGACATCAATGTTCCCACGTGACCCTAAGAGGGTCACTccttaa
- the LOC125062571 gene encoding uncharacterized protein LOC125062571, translating into MPVFTANIPTVLKIGDRIEIGGRIKENARKMSINLCAQEGEEPRDVVLHFDVRFHRDNIISLSRRNGVWIGSGNLDTNYNMFVPGTIFRIIFEVKDTDVITIYCQGKFHSNFLPKIPLTMAKFLVAWADVERITHCYFHIGDQGVGDEAGVGIPQSPRQGIPAEKRCPRVHKKTSSPHHHSSESSDDENPRPKAEGLADRFFYDTLMCQTPDMKFPETSYRKYRESDIDKNETELSDVSKTLESSLAESDEMHFKKRTRRGKFAPFAQVVNFMGKGGKRN; encoded by the exons atGCCCGTATTCACCGCTAACATCCCAACTGTGCTCAAGATTGGTGATAGAATCGAAATCGGAGGTCGTATAAAGGAAAATGCACGAAA AATGTCTATAAATCTGTGCGCGCAAGAGGGAGAGGAACCACGTGATGTTGTCCTCCACTTCGACGTACGTTTCCATAGAGACAACATTATATCTCTGTCTCGGAGGAATGGTGTTTGGATTGGAAGCGGGAATTTGGACAcgaattataatatgtttgtgcctg GTACCATATTCCGAATAATTTTCGAAGTAAAGGACACGGATGTGATAACAATATACTGTCAAGGCAAATTCCATTCAAATTTCCTACCGAAGATCCCGCTGACTATGGCGAAGTTCCTCGTCGCCTGGGCTGATGTGGAAAGAATTACGCATTGCTACTTCCACATAGGAGATCAG GGTGTGGGTGATGAAGCTGGTGTAGGAATTCCACAATCACCAAGACAGGGGATTCCAGCTGAAAAGAGATG CCCACGAGTCCACAAAAAGACCAGCTCACCGCACCATCATTCATCAGAGAGTTCCGACGATGAGAATCCAAGACCAAAAGCCGAAGGTCTCGCTGACAGATTCTTCTACGACACACTCATGTGCCAAACGCCGGACATGAAGTTCCCTGAAACGTCATACAGAAAGTACAGAGAGTCGGACATAGATAAGAATGAAACTGAATTGTCGGATGTGTCGAAAACGCTAGAATCCTCCCTCGCGGAGTCCGAtgaaatgcattttaaaaaaagaacgcGGAGGGGCAAGTTTGCGCCATTTGCGCAAGTTGTCAATTTTATGGGAAAGGGCGGGAAACGAAATTAA
- the LOC125062714 gene encoding protein PF3D7_1417600-like isoform X1 — MSLPVYNSQLLVQRDDVPALVINPNNPPPWLQNSTAQIVYVQNYVQPYMPVDQNVYLQQYVQNPMYVNVDPRFIVESNQIYQNPPITQDKTNFMQIRPMRPTRSVRPRAYRQIQPRVRYPNNIQRVQNMQMNEMNGLSNVRSMNVMNGVNSANVRGIHDASMSGDSLNPNINISMTNAINGAMTSDNSNLNINRVTMGNVAINGAMASDNLNLINNRVSMGNVVINGAMTNDNLNLNNNRVSMGNVAINRAMTSDNVNLNMHRGAMANVAINEAISTNVNINGASNFNNPNNAINGVINNSLNANENTIMTNVMGTMNATPINGQINASNRVSQVPNMTHMSINTFKAMSNAASNCDIGPNTLHRMTDNGVVISNVAPNSNLYLPSNGVNCINTPVMSNTSSTITNMAKNDAKTKPTANLTAYNATVKNVPSLISVNANGAINIAKSVPLRNVAVNNAVATVAKIPNSIKSIGPNSVNTINVPNIGPNSVNTINGPSLGTNSVIATKGPVPKGLARVPVAANVNIVSPTKSTPTKVKLERNNPKIEHNKILNANLDNTNDVEDKPAQTESKDNTRNEDRKRKSESPDELKSKLLVLDINEDKLQRKTVFTQARGRILNVDTKENIPIDEDIDKINKAFNKDVNDKDYVLTHVLDGFVIQESNVAFPIHKPIVEKTIRLSSDALKDLEDEIPSVAIVKETNIQADEEKSNEKELLNEKQAKIKKTECLISDGNPFSRLTPAAIKNWTIEQLTNHLSSSGWKGTSSSFYEHEIDGESLLLVSKSQLLTIGVKEEQADVIIAFVNSGKS, encoded by the exons ATGTCATTACCAGTTTATAACTCTCAATTGCTGGTTCAGCGAG ACGACGTACCAGCGTTAGTGATCAATCCGAACAACCCCCCACCATGGCTGCAGAACAGCACAGCTCAAATCGTCTACGTGCAGAACTATGTACAGCCATATATGCCCGTAGATCAGAATGTATATTTACAACAGTACGTCCAAAACCCCATGTATGTGAACGTGGACCCACGATTTATCGTAGAATCGAACCAGATTTATCAAAACCCACCGATTACCCAAGATAAGACAAATTTCATGCAAATCCGTCCGATGCGACCAACACGCAGCGTCCGACCGAGGGCATACCGACAGATTCAGCCTAGAGTAAGATACCCTAACAACATCCAGAGAGTACAGAACATGCAAATGAACGAAATGAATGGTCTTTCTAATGTTAGATCAATGAATGTGATGAATGGAGTTAATTCTGCAAATGTTAGAGGAATACATGATGCAAGCATGTCAGGGGACAGTTTAAAcccaaatataaatatatcaatgaCAAACGCCATCAATGGAGCTATGACAAGTGACAATTCAAATCTAAATATCAATAGGGTAACAATGGGGAATGTTGCCATAAATGGAGCAATGGCAAGCgacaatttaaatctaattaacAATAGAGTAAGTATGGGGAATGTTGTCATAAACGGAGCAATGACAAACGacaatttaaatctaaataacaATAGAGTAAGTATGGGGAATGTTGCTATAAACAGAGCAATGACAAGCGACaatgtaaatctaaatatgCATAGAGGAGCTATGGCGAATGTTGCTATAAATGAAGCAATTTCAACGAATGTAAACATAAACGGAGCAAGCAATTTTAATAACCCCAATAATGCTATAAATGgggtaattaataatagtttaaacgcaaatgaaaatacaattatgacGAATGTTATGGGAACAATGAATGCAACTCCCATAAATGGACAAATAAATGCGTCGAATCGAGTGTCCCAAGTACCAAATATGACtcatatgtcaataaatacatTCAAAGCAATGTCTAATGCAGCAAGCAATTGTGATATAGGCCCTAATACATTACACCGTATGACAGATAATGGCGTAGTAATATCAAACGTCGCCCCAAATTCTAATCTATATTTGCCTAGTAATGGGGTAAATTGTATAAACACCCCTGTAATGTCTAATACAAGTAGTACAATAACCAATATGGCCAAAAATGATGCCAAAACCAAACCAACAGCCAACTTGACAGCTTATAATGCAACTGTTAAAAATGTGCCAAGTTTAATAAGTGTTAACGCAAATGGAGCAATCAATATTGCTAAAAGTGTACCATTACGTAATGTTGCTGTTAATAATGCAGTAGCTACCGTTGCTAAAATCCCAAATTCTATCAAAAGTATTGGTCCAAATTctgtaaatacaataaatgtaCCTAATATTGGTCCAAATTCTGTTAATACCATAAATGGGCCTAGTCTTGGTACAAATTCTGTAATTGCCACGAAAGGACCTGTACCAAAGGGATTGGCTCGTGTACCAGTAGCTGCAAATGTAAATATCGTTAGTCCTACTAAATCAACCCCGACAAAAGTAAAACTTGAAAGGAATAATCCAAAAATTGAACATAACAAAATCCTAAATGCTAATCTAGATAATACAAATGATGTCGAAGATAAGCCAGCTCAGACTGAATCCAAAGATAATACACGTAACGAAGATAGAAAACGTAAAAGTGAGTCTCCTGATGAACTCAAAAGTAAATTGCTCGTACTAGatattaatgaagataaattACAACGAAAAACTGTGTTTACACAAGCAAGAGGAAGAATTTTGAATGTCGACACGAAGGAAAATATTCCAATTGATGAagatattgataaaattaataaggcGTTTAATAAAGACGTTAATGATAAAGACTATGTCTTGACACATGTTTTGGATGGTTTCGTTATACAGGAGTCCAATGTGGCTTTTCCG atTCACAAACCGATCGTTGAAAAAACGATTCGTCTCAGTTCAGATGCCCTCAAAGATTTGGAAGATGAGATACCGTCGGTTGCAATTGtgaaagagacaaacatacAGGCAGATGAAGAGAAATCGAATGAGaaagaattattaaatgaaaaacaagCGAAGATAAAGAAAACGGAATGTTTGATTAGTGATG gAAACCCATTCAGTCGCCTAACACCAGCTGCTATCAAAAATTGGAcg ATAGAACAACTGACAAACCACTTGTCAAGCAGTGGTTGGAAGGGGACGTCGTCATCATTCTACGAGCACGAAATCGACGGCGAATCACTCCTGCTAGTTTCAAAATCACAGTTGCTAACTATAGGCGTGAAAGAAGAGCAGGCTGATGTTATAATCGCATTTGTTAACAGTGGTAAAAGTTAG
- the LOC125062714 gene encoding protein PF3D7_1417600-like isoform X2, whose amino-acid sequence MPVDQNVYLQQYVQNPMYVNVDPRFIVESNQIYQNPPITQDKTNFMQIRPMRPTRSVRPRAYRQIQPRVRYPNNIQRVQNMQMNEMNGLSNVRSMNVMNGVNSANVRGIHDASMSGDSLNPNINISMTNAINGAMTSDNSNLNINRVTMGNVAINGAMASDNLNLINNRVSMGNVVINGAMTNDNLNLNNNRVSMGNVAINRAMTSDNVNLNMHRGAMANVAINEAISTNVNINGASNFNNPNNAINGVINNSLNANENTIMTNVMGTMNATPINGQINASNRVSQVPNMTHMSINTFKAMSNAASNCDIGPNTLHRMTDNGVVISNVAPNSNLYLPSNGVNCINTPVMSNTSSTITNMAKNDAKTKPTANLTAYNATVKNVPSLISVNANGAINIAKSVPLRNVAVNNAVATVAKIPNSIKSIGPNSVNTINVPNIGPNSVNTINGPSLGTNSVIATKGPVPKGLARVPVAANVNIVSPTKSTPTKVKLERNNPKIEHNKILNANLDNTNDVEDKPAQTESKDNTRNEDRKRKSESPDELKSKLLVLDINEDKLQRKTVFTQARGRILNVDTKENIPIDEDIDKINKAFNKDVNDKDYVLTHVLDGFVIQESNVAFPIHKPIVEKTIRLSSDALKDLEDEIPSVAIVKETNIQADEEKSNEKELLNEKQAKIKKTECLISDGNPFSRLTPAAIKNWTIEQLTNHLSSSGWKGTSSSFYEHEIDGESLLLVSKSQLLTIGVKEEQADVIIAFVNSGKS is encoded by the exons ATGCCCGTAGATCAGAATGTATATTTACAACAGTACGTCCAAAACCCCATGTATGTGAACGTGGACCCACGATTTATCGTAGAATCGAACCAGATTTATCAAAACCCACCGATTACCCAAGATAAGACAAATTTCATGCAAATCCGTCCGATGCGACCAACACGCAGCGTCCGACCGAGGGCATACCGACAGATTCAGCCTAGAGTAAGATACCCTAACAACATCCAGAGAGTACAGAACATGCAAATGAACGAAATGAATGGTCTTTCTAATGTTAGATCAATGAATGTGATGAATGGAGTTAATTCTGCAAATGTTAGAGGAATACATGATGCAAGCATGTCAGGGGACAGTTTAAAcccaaatataaatatatcaatgaCAAACGCCATCAATGGAGCTATGACAAGTGACAATTCAAATCTAAATATCAATAGGGTAACAATGGGGAATGTTGCCATAAATGGAGCAATGGCAAGCgacaatttaaatctaattaacAATAGAGTAAGTATGGGGAATGTTGTCATAAACGGAGCAATGACAAACGacaatttaaatctaaataacaATAGAGTAAGTATGGGGAATGTTGCTATAAACAGAGCAATGACAAGCGACaatgtaaatctaaatatgCATAGAGGAGCTATGGCGAATGTTGCTATAAATGAAGCAATTTCAACGAATGTAAACATAAACGGAGCAAGCAATTTTAATAACCCCAATAATGCTATAAATGgggtaattaataatagtttaaacgcaaatgaaaatacaattatgacGAATGTTATGGGAACAATGAATGCAACTCCCATAAATGGACAAATAAATGCGTCGAATCGAGTGTCCCAAGTACCAAATATGACtcatatgtcaataaatacatTCAAAGCAATGTCTAATGCAGCAAGCAATTGTGATATAGGCCCTAATACATTACACCGTATGACAGATAATGGCGTAGTAATATCAAACGTCGCCCCAAATTCTAATCTATATTTGCCTAGTAATGGGGTAAATTGTATAAACACCCCTGTAATGTCTAATACAAGTAGTACAATAACCAATATGGCCAAAAATGATGCCAAAACCAAACCAACAGCCAACTTGACAGCTTATAATGCAACTGTTAAAAATGTGCCAAGTTTAATAAGTGTTAACGCAAATGGAGCAATCAATATTGCTAAAAGTGTACCATTACGTAATGTTGCTGTTAATAATGCAGTAGCTACCGTTGCTAAAATCCCAAATTCTATCAAAAGTATTGGTCCAAATTctgtaaatacaataaatgtaCCTAATATTGGTCCAAATTCTGTTAATACCATAAATGGGCCTAGTCTTGGTACAAATTCTGTAATTGCCACGAAAGGACCTGTACCAAAGGGATTGGCTCGTGTACCAGTAGCTGCAAATGTAAATATCGTTAGTCCTACTAAATCAACCCCGACAAAAGTAAAACTTGAAAGGAATAATCCAAAAATTGAACATAACAAAATCCTAAATGCTAATCTAGATAATACAAATGATGTCGAAGATAAGCCAGCTCAGACTGAATCCAAAGATAATACACGTAACGAAGATAGAAAACGTAAAAGTGAGTCTCCTGATGAACTCAAAAGTAAATTGCTCGTACTAGatattaatgaagataaattACAACGAAAAACTGTGTTTACACAAGCAAGAGGAAGAATTTTGAATGTCGACACGAAGGAAAATATTCCAATTGATGAagatattgataaaattaataaggcGTTTAATAAAGACGTTAATGATAAAGACTATGTCTTGACACATGTTTTGGATGGTTTCGTTATACAGGAGTCCAATGTGGCTTTTCCG atTCACAAACCGATCGTTGAAAAAACGATTCGTCTCAGTTCAGATGCCCTCAAAGATTTGGAAGATGAGATACCGTCGGTTGCAATTGtgaaagagacaaacatacAGGCAGATGAAGAGAAATCGAATGAGaaagaattattaaatgaaaaacaagCGAAGATAAAGAAAACGGAATGTTTGATTAGTGATG gAAACCCATTCAGTCGCCTAACACCAGCTGCTATCAAAAATTGGAcg ATAGAACAACTGACAAACCACTTGTCAAGCAGTGGTTGGAAGGGGACGTCGTCATCATTCTACGAGCACGAAATCGACGGCGAATCACTCCTGCTAGTTTCAAAATCACAGTTGCTAACTATAGGCGTGAAAGAAGAGCAGGCTGATGTTATAATCGCATTTGTTAACAGTGGTAAAAGTTAG